A single region of the Mycobacteriales bacterium genome encodes:
- a CDS encoding MarR family transcriptional regulator produces the protein MDLIAEARRQWVAQGWADAADGMAAVTSVMRAQQLLQARVDEVLRPLGLTFARYELLTLLSFSGRGSMPLKKASERLQVHPTSVTNAVDRLEAAGLVERLPHPTDGRATLVSLTDEGRRTALKATEALNAEVFARPGLSPDRTRELVDVLTDLRRDAGDL, from the coding sequence GTGGACCTGATCGCCGAGGCCCGCCGCCAGTGGGTGGCGCAGGGCTGGGCCGACGCCGCCGACGGCATGGCTGCCGTCACGTCGGTCATGCGCGCGCAACAGCTGCTGCAGGCCCGCGTCGACGAGGTGCTGCGGCCGCTCGGGCTGACCTTCGCCCGCTACGAACTGCTCACGCTGCTGTCTTTCAGCGGCCGCGGCTCGATGCCGCTGAAGAAGGCCAGCGAGCGGCTGCAGGTCCATCCCACGTCGGTCACCAACGCGGTCGACCGCCTCGAGGCCGCCGGCCTCGTCGAGCGGCTGCCGCACCCCACCGACGGGCGCGCGACCCTGGTCTCGCTCACCGACGAGGGCCGTCGTACGGCCCTGAAGGCCACCGAGGCCCTCAACGCCGAGGTCTTCGCCCGCCCCGGCCTGTCCCCCGACCGCACCCGTGAGCTGGTCGACGTCCTCACCGACCTCCGCCGCGACGCCGGCGACCTCTGA
- a CDS encoding nuclear transport factor 2 family protein — MGEASQVVGDLFARLAARDLEGARGLWADGAVYHVTGSHAGAGDRGPDDYLALLAEWFHHYPDYAVDGFRMTAYDDEVVVAHLVTRGGPAPGKASGLMVFRVERGLVTEGWGIPTFAGGALPF; from the coding sequence GTGGGTGAGGCGTCCCAGGTCGTCGGCGACCTCTTCGCCCGGCTCGCGGCACGCGACCTGGAGGGCGCGCGCGGGCTGTGGGCCGACGGCGCGGTCTACCACGTCACCGGCAGCCACGCCGGAGCGGGGGACCGCGGCCCCGACGACTACCTGGCCTTGCTCGCCGAGTGGTTCCACCACTACCCCGACTACGCCGTCGACGGGTTCCGGATGACGGCGTACGACGACGAGGTCGTCGTGGCGCACCTGGTCACCCGGGGAGGCCCGGCCCCGGGAAAGGCCTCCGGGTTGATGGTCTTCCGGGTCGAGCGCGGGCTGGTGACCGAGGGCTGGGGGATCCCCACCTTCGCCGGCGGCGCGCTGCCGTTCTGA
- a CDS encoding PPOX class F420-dependent oxidoreductase produces MGVNQRAAITMDDAEVAGFLEEQRVATLATVGPEGLPHLVAMWYAVIDGQLWFETKAKSQKAANLRRDPRCTVMVEAGHTYDALRGVALEGRAVVVDDPDALWAVGVSVWERYTGPYTEEMRPFVEVMLAKRVAVRLDVDRTRTWDHRKLGMAPMDLGGTTAPSITAS; encoded by the coding sequence ATGGGCGTCAACCAGCGCGCCGCCATCACGATGGACGACGCCGAGGTCGCGGGGTTCCTGGAGGAGCAGCGCGTCGCGACGCTGGCCACCGTCGGTCCCGAGGGGCTGCCCCACCTCGTCGCCATGTGGTACGCCGTGATCGACGGCCAGCTGTGGTTCGAGACCAAGGCCAAGTCGCAGAAGGCCGCCAACCTGCGTCGCGACCCGCGCTGCACGGTGATGGTCGAGGCCGGCCACACCTACGACGCGCTGCGCGGCGTCGCGCTCGAGGGCCGGGCCGTCGTCGTCGACGACCCCGACGCGCTGTGGGCCGTCGGCGTCTCGGTGTGGGAGCGCTACACCGGCCCCTACACCGAGGAGATGCGGCCCTTCGTCGAGGTGATGCTCGCCAAGCGCGTGGCCGTGCGCCTCGACGTCGACCGGACCCGCACCTGGGACCACCGCAAGCTCGGCATGGCCCCGATGGACCTCGGCGGCACCACCGCCCCCTCCATCACGGCGTCGTAG
- a CDS encoding nitroreductase family deazaflavin-dependent oxidoreductase, which produces MPIEGEYEPSAWEPVAEQVRLYEETGGVEGREWRGGICIVLTTLGAKSGKVRKTPLMRVEHEGSYAVVASLGGAPQHPVWYHNVVAHPLVELQDEAVKRDYVAREATGEEKATWWVRAVEAWPDYDTYQASTERVIPLFVLDPVTS; this is translated from the coding sequence ATGCCGATCGAGGGTGAGTACGAGCCGTCCGCCTGGGAGCCCGTCGCCGAGCAGGTCCGCCTCTACGAGGAGACCGGCGGCGTCGAGGGGCGCGAGTGGAGGGGCGGGATCTGCATCGTCCTGACCACGCTCGGTGCGAAGAGCGGGAAGGTCCGCAAGACGCCACTCATGCGGGTCGAGCACGAGGGCAGCTACGCCGTCGTCGCCTCGCTCGGCGGCGCCCCGCAGCACCCGGTCTGGTACCACAACGTCGTCGCCCACCCGCTCGTCGAGCTCCAGGACGAGGCGGTCAAGCGCGACTACGTCGCCCGCGAGGCGACCGGTGAGGAGAAGGCGACCTGGTGGGTGCGGGCCGTCGAGGCCTGGCCCGACTACGACACGTACCAGGCCTCGACCGAGCGGGTCATCCCGCTGTTCGTCCTCGACCCGGTGACCTCCTGA